ACGCTTTTTCCCGCAAAAAAAGCCCGATCCAACAAGGACGTAAGCTGTCCGGAGGCTGCGGCGTAATGAACCGGAGAACCAAAGACAAAACCATCCGCCTGCTTAGCCTTTTCAATAAGTTCATTGACCGGCCCATCGGGAAACACACATTTTCCCGCATCATCCCTGGAACACCCGCCGCAAGCCATGCAGCCACGGATTGGATTTACTCCCACATGAAGCAGCTCTGTTTCCACATTAGCGGCATCCAGCTCTTTCCTGACTTCGCTCAAAGCCGTGTATGTACAGCCCTGTGCTTTGGGACTTCCATTAACCAATAATACTTTCATCCTTACACCCTCCCTTATTCTGCCTATTCTTTTATTATATCA
The genomic region above belongs to Propionispora hippei DSM 15287 and contains:
- a CDS encoding flavodoxin family protein, whose product is MKVLLVNGSPKAQGCTYTALSEVRKELDAANVETELLHVGVNPIRGCMACGGCSRDDAGKCVFPDGPVNELIEKAKQADGFVFGSPVHYAAASGQLTSLLDRAFFAGKSVFRYKPGAAIVSCRRGGATAAFEQLNKYFTISHMPIVSSQYWNMVHGNTPEEVQQDLEGMQTMRLLGKNMAWLLYSLQAGKAAGIALPEQEPREITNFIR